Proteins encoded together in one Olsenella timonensis window:
- a CDS encoding arginine deiminase: protein MYEGLNIRSEIGRLRKVMLYRPGGELLNLSPDTLGPLLFDDIPFLEEAQREHDCFARMLVDEGVEVLYLDELVAESLDAAPGARREFCERWLDESGLDGRAARRAVMELLDSIPDTRAMVDKCIEGVRADELDLSPGRAASLADLMLTDRNAGSPLVIDPIPNIYFTRDTFTVIGQGVSLNSMLSRTRRREGVFGEFVMRYHPEYGGVPLWYTSDRPHHVEGGDILVLGPDVVAIGISERTSSAAIDELAHRLLWGRPESGVARVFAFSIPHKRSFMHLDTVFTQVDVDTFTVHPGILGTLVVFELTRGAHEGEVRIRRLDDTLDVILARALGLDGVRLIKCGGDDPIASVREQWNDGSNTLAVAPGRVVVYQRNAVTNDILAREGVELLEVPSAELSRGRGGPHCMSMAFWREAL from the coding sequence ATGTACGAGGGTCTCAACATCCGCTCAGAGATCGGCCGCCTGCGCAAGGTCATGCTCTACCGACCCGGCGGCGAGCTCCTGAACCTCTCGCCCGACACCCTCGGGCCGCTCCTGTTTGACGACATCCCCTTCCTCGAGGAGGCGCAGCGGGAGCACGACTGCTTCGCCCGCATGCTCGTCGACGAGGGTGTCGAGGTGCTCTACCTCGACGAGCTCGTTGCCGAGTCGCTCGACGCGGCGCCCGGTGCCCGACGCGAGTTCTGCGAGCGCTGGCTTGACGAGTCCGGGCTCGACGGGCGTGCCGCGCGTCGCGCGGTGATGGAGCTCCTCGACTCGATCCCCGACACGCGCGCCATGGTCGACAAGTGCATCGAGGGCGTGCGCGCGGACGAGCTCGACCTCTCGCCCGGGCGCGCCGCATCGCTCGCCGACCTCATGCTCACCGACCGCAACGCCGGGTCGCCCCTGGTCATCGACCCCATCCCCAACATCTACTTCACGCGCGACACCTTCACCGTGATCGGGCAGGGCGTCTCGCTCAACAGCATGCTCTCGCGGACGCGGCGTCGCGAGGGCGTCTTCGGCGAGTTCGTGATGAGGTACCACCCGGAGTACGGGGGCGTGCCGCTGTGGTACACGAGCGACCGGCCGCATCACGTCGAGGGCGGCGACATTCTCGTGCTCGGGCCGGACGTGGTCGCGATCGGCATCTCGGAGCGCACGTCGTCGGCCGCAATCGACGAGCTCGCGCACCGGCTGCTGTGGGGCCGGCCGGAGTCCGGGGTCGCGCGCGTCTTTGCCTTCTCGATTCCGCACAAGCGGTCCTTCATGCACCTCGACACGGTGTTCACCCAGGTGGACGTCGACACGTTCACGGTCCATCCGGGAATCCTGGGGACGCTCGTCGTCTTCGAGCTGACCCGCGGCGCCCATGAGGGCGAGGTGCGCATCCGTCGGCTCGACGACACGCTCGACGTCATCCTCGCCCGCGCGCTCGGGCTCGACGGCGTGCGCCTGATCAAGTGCGGCGGCGACGACCCCATCGCGAGCGTGCGCGAGCAGTGGAACGACGGATCCAACACGCTGGCCGTGGCGCCGGGGCGCGTCGTCGTCTACCAGCGCAACGCCGTCACCAACGACATTCTCGCCCGTGAGGGCGTCGAGCTGCTGGAGGTCCCGTCCGCGGAGCTGTCGCGCGGGCGCGGTGGCCCGCACTGCATGTCGATGGCGTTCTGGCGCGAGGCGCTGTAG
- the ppk1 gene encoding polyphosphate kinase 1 → MSKDVAEKSEKAEKGEKGAKAGKEGKAPGLDFSYTQNRELSWLRFDDRILDEAYDETVPVFERLKFCEIVESNLDEWFMIRVGGLSDLASLKNQPKDNKSNMTPGEQLDAIFEALPALVARHERGLAEVERALADHGLVRVSPSDYTEADRAAVARHFDRRLAPIISPLIVDPRHPFPNLRNGRLFVACSLDGAEESGLLGIIEVPATEQRVVALPSSPKAYRYTLLEDVLETCLDQCFGDYVPKRSAVIRVTRNADIDPDGEGVEEEEDYRQHMKKVLKLRQRLQPVRLEVRGKLGKKLEDLIAGELSLEPRRVFRLGRPIDLGYVYGLESHIPDHEHAACVYRSFEPQVSPMVDLSLPMRGQVEDHDVLLTYPYESMTPLLRLLREASSDDACISIKITLYRVAKSSHLCESLISAAEAGKDVTVLMELRARFDEANNIAWAERLEDAGCTVIYGSEGFKCHSKICQITYHDRDGISRITCLGTGNFNEKTATLYSDFMYLTAAEGIGADGNTFFRNLSLGNLRGSYKHLGVAPVGLKPLVMRGLDREIARARSGEPAKVFLKMNSLTDRDVIDKISEACEAGVEVVMIVRGICCIKAGVPGKTDGLVVRQIAGRFLEHARIYAFGADMDTIYLSSADMMTRNTERRVEIAYPVRDPACSQIVRHFIELQLADNVKARQLTSEGTWARIESDPDAPLVVCQEVLLREAYARAKAAVDERAAAGKADRIEPEAEAAPALASVEPDAPRPGYVEVGAATTEPPAPEGGAAPVPVTAAPAPPFP, encoded by the coding sequence ATGAGCAAGGACGTCGCCGAGAAGAGCGAGAAGGCCGAGAAGGGCGAGAAGGGCGCCAAGGCGGGCAAGGAGGGCAAGGCGCCCGGCCTCGACTTCTCCTACACCCAGAACCGCGAGCTCAGCTGGCTGCGCTTCGACGACCGAATCCTCGACGAGGCCTATGACGAGACCGTGCCCGTGTTCGAGCGCCTCAAGTTCTGCGAGATCGTGGAGTCCAACCTCGACGAGTGGTTCATGATTCGCGTGGGAGGGCTCTCCGACCTCGCCTCCCTCAAGAACCAGCCCAAGGACAACAAGTCCAACATGACTCCGGGCGAGCAGCTCGACGCCATCTTCGAGGCCCTCCCCGCCCTCGTCGCGCGCCATGAGCGCGGCCTGGCCGAGGTCGAGCGGGCGCTCGCCGACCACGGGCTCGTGCGCGTCTCGCCGAGCGACTACACCGAGGCCGACCGCGCGGCCGTGGCGCGCCACTTCGACCGTCGCCTGGCCCCGATCATCTCGCCGCTCATCGTCGACCCGCGCCACCCCTTCCCCAACCTGCGCAACGGGCGCCTGTTCGTCGCCTGCTCGCTCGACGGCGCCGAGGAGAGCGGGCTGCTCGGCATCATCGAGGTGCCCGCCACCGAGCAGCGTGTCGTCGCGCTGCCCTCCTCGCCCAAGGCCTATCGCTACACCCTGCTCGAGGACGTCCTCGAGACCTGCCTCGACCAGTGCTTCGGTGACTACGTCCCCAAGCGCTCCGCCGTCATCCGCGTCACGCGCAACGCCGACATCGACCCCGACGGCGAGGGCGTCGAGGAGGAGGAGGACTACCGCCAGCACATGAAGAAGGTGCTCAAGCTCCGCCAGCGCCTCCAGCCCGTTCGCCTCGAGGTCCGCGGCAAGCTCGGCAAGAAGCTCGAGGACCTCATCGCCGGCGAGCTGTCGCTCGAGCCGCGTCGCGTCTTTCGCCTGGGCCGCCCGATCGACCTCGGCTACGTCTACGGACTCGAGTCCCACATCCCCGACCACGAGCACGCGGCATGCGTCTACCGCTCCTTCGAGCCCCAGGTCTCCCCGATGGTCGACCTTTCCCTCCCCATGCGCGGCCAGGTTGAGGACCACGACGTCCTGCTCACCTATCCCTACGAGTCCATGACGCCGCTGCTGCGCCTCCTGCGCGAGGCCTCGTCCGACGACGCCTGCATCTCCATCAAGATCACGCTCTACCGCGTCGCCAAGAGCTCGCACCTCTGCGAGAGCCTGATCAGCGCCGCGGAGGCCGGCAAGGACGTCACCGTCCTCATGGAGCTGCGCGCCCGCTTCGACGAGGCCAACAACATCGCCTGGGCGGAGCGGCTCGAGGACGCCGGCTGCACCGTGATCTACGGCTCGGAGGGCTTCAAGTGCCACTCCAAGATCTGCCAGATCACCTATCACGACCGCGACGGCATCAGCCGCATCACCTGCCTCGGCACCGGCAACTTCAACGAGAAGACCGCGACGCTCTACTCCGACTTCATGTACCTCACCGCCGCGGAGGGCATCGGCGCGGACGGCAACACGTTCTTCCGCAACCTCTCGCTCGGCAACCTCCGCGGCTCATACAAGCACCTCGGCGTGGCGCCGGTCGGCCTCAAGCCGCTGGTCATGCGCGGCCTCGACCGAGAGATCGCGCGGGCGCGCTCAGGGGAGCCCGCCAAGGTCTTCCTCAAGATGAACTCGCTCACCGACCGTGACGTCATCGACAAGATCTCCGAGGCGTGCGAGGCCGGCGTGGAGGTCGTCATGATCGTGCGCGGCATCTGCTGCATCAAGGCCGGCGTCCCCGGCAAGACCGACGGCCTCGTGGTCCGGCAGATCGCCGGCCGCTTCCTCGAGCACGCGCGCATCTACGCCTTTGGCGCCGACATGGACACGATCTACCTCTCCAGCGCTGACATGATGACGAGAAACACCGAGCGCCGCGTCGAGATCGCCTATCCCGTTCGCGACCCGGCGTGCTCGCAGATTGTGCGGCACTTCATCGAGCTCCAGCTCGCCGACAACGTGAAGGCGCGCCAGCTCACCTCCGAGGGCACCTGGGCGCGCATCGAGTCCGACCCCGACGCCCCGCTGGTCGTCTGCCAGGAGGTGCTGCTGCGCGAGGCGTATGCCCGCGCCAAGGCCGCCGTCGACGAGCGCGCCGCCGCGGGCAAGGCCGACCGCATCGAGCCCGAGGCGGAGGCGGCCCCGGCCCTCGCGTCCGTCGAGCCGGACGCCCCGAGGCCGGGCTACGTCGAGGTCGGAGCCGCGACGACGGAGCCGCCCGCGCCGGAGGGCGGGGCCGCCCCCGTTCCCGTGACGGCCGCCCCCGCGCCCCCGTTCCCGTGA
- the rlmD gene encoding 23S rRNA (uracil(1939)-C(5))-methyltransferase RlmD — protein sequence MELVCESMTYGPDAVAHDGDGRAVFVSGAVAGDTVRAVVDREEGRWAHARATEILAASPDRVRPACPYVGACGGCPWGGLSYDAQARAKRSGVVDALSRIARMGDGRAEDLVAPLVSPGDPWGYRNKVELAVASEGGRTTLGMHAAGGGVVRVKGCMLLDKAHAGSVKAVSGALSYLAGRHALDLERVGVRVSRRTGDVEVALWGRPGPFPRAQVARVLADALHPTSVVRVMQKGPAKARRIAGVECLSGAGSWSEKVGSEQMRVSAPSFFQVNTAGAERLVDLVLDALQPGGDEEAMDLYCGAGTFTLPLARRAGFVSAVESYGPAVRDLRRNLERAGLDNVDPIGGDAGREFPDTDADVIVVDPPRAGLAADVVARLSEQPARAIAYVSCDPATLARDLARFEEAGSFVPTRVTPVDLFPQTYHVETVTLLERRLAGSSAPCASRTR from the coding sequence CTGGAGCTCGTCTGCGAGAGCATGACCTACGGGCCGGACGCCGTCGCCCACGACGGTGACGGGAGGGCCGTCTTTGTTTCCGGCGCCGTGGCGGGAGACACGGTGCGCGCCGTCGTCGATCGCGAGGAGGGGCGCTGGGCCCATGCCCGCGCGACGGAGATCCTCGCAGCCTCCCCCGATCGGGTGCGACCCGCCTGTCCCTACGTCGGCGCATGCGGCGGGTGCCCCTGGGGCGGGCTCTCCTACGACGCCCAGGCGCGCGCCAAGCGCTCCGGGGTCGTCGACGCCCTCTCCCGCATCGCCCGCATGGGGGACGGGCGCGCCGAGGACCTCGTCGCGCCGCTCGTCTCCCCCGGCGACCCCTGGGGATACCGAAACAAGGTCGAGCTGGCCGTCGCAAGCGAGGGCGGTCGCACGACGCTCGGCATGCACGCGGCCGGTGGCGGCGTCGTGCGCGTCAAGGGCTGCATGCTGCTCGACAAGGCCCACGCCGGCTCTGTCAAGGCGGTCTCCGGCGCCCTCTCCTACCTCGCCGGGCGCCACGCGCTCGACCTGGAGCGCGTGGGAGTGCGCGTCTCGCGTCGAACCGGCGACGTCGAGGTCGCCCTGTGGGGCAGGCCCGGGCCCTTCCCCCGCGCGCAGGTCGCAAGGGTCCTCGCAGACGCGCTCCACCCGACCTCGGTCGTGCGCGTCATGCAGAAGGGGCCCGCCAAGGCGCGCCGCATCGCCGGGGTGGAGTGCCTCTCCGGTGCCGGGTCCTGGTCCGAGAAGGTCGGCTCGGAGCAGATGCGCGTCTCGGCCCCCTCGTTCTTCCAGGTCAACACCGCAGGGGCCGAGAGGCTCGTCGACCTCGTCCTGGACGCCCTGCAGCCGGGGGGCGACGAGGAAGCCATGGACCTCTACTGCGGCGCCGGCACCTTCACACTGCCGCTCGCGCGGCGCGCGGGCTTCGTCTCCGCCGTGGAGTCATATGGGCCCGCGGTGCGCGACCTTCGCCGCAACCTCGAGCGGGCAGGACTCGACAACGTCGACCCGATCGGCGGGGACGCGGGCCGCGAGTTCCCCGACACCGACGCCGACGTCATCGTCGTGGACCCCCCTCGAGCCGGACTCGCCGCCGACGTGGTGGCGCGCCTCTCCGAGCAGCCCGCGAGGGCAATCGCCTACGTCTCGTGCGACCCGGCGACGCTTGCGCGCGACCTGGCGCGCTTCGAGGAGGCGGGCTCGTTCGTCCCGACGCGCGTGACGCCCGTCGACCTCTTCCCGCAGACCTACCACGTCGAGACGGTCACCCTCCTCGAGCGCCGCTTGGCGGGCTCCTCGGCGCCCTGTGCCTCCCGAACGCGTTAA
- a CDS encoding ferredoxin, which translates to MKATVNEECIGCGMCEGTCPDVFSISDDGVAVAIEEDVPEDAEDAAQEAADTCPVSAIVIE; encoded by the coding sequence ATGAAGGCTACGGTCAACGAGGAATGCATCGGCTGCGGGATGTGCGAGGGCACCTGCCCTGACGTCTTCTCCATCTCTGACGACGGCGTCGCCGTCGCCATCGAGGAGGACGTTCCCGAGGACGCCGAGGACGCCGCCCAGGAGGCTGCCGACACCTGCCCCGTCTCCGCCATCGTCATCGAGTAG
- a CDS encoding nucleoside triphosphate pyrophosphatase gives MILASQSPRRRALLADAGFTLTVVPADIDEAPRPSETPMELVGRLSAEKAEAVRSSLSAAPDDGLLVAADTVVWTGAEALGKPADAADAARMLRALSGRTHRVSTGVCAMLLRADGSLSAESRFVETTEVTFWDLTESQVAAYVATGEPLDKAGAYGIQGTGRLLVRAIRGDYENVVGLPVSRLVRELGALQGARGDLVADAIRLGGAHA, from the coding sequence TTGATCCTAGCCTCGCAGTCACCGCGCCGTCGGGCCCTGCTTGCCGACGCCGGCTTTACCCTCACGGTCGTCCCGGCCGACATCGACGAGGCGCCGCGCCCGTCCGAGACGCCCATGGAGCTGGTGGGGCGCCTCTCGGCAGAGAAGGCCGAGGCCGTGCGCTCCTCGCTCTCCGCCGCGCCGGACGACGGCCTGCTCGTTGCCGCCGACACCGTCGTCTGGACGGGGGCCGAGGCACTGGGCAAGCCCGCCGACGCCGCCGACGCCGCGCGCATGCTCCGAGCGCTCTCCGGTCGAACGCACCGCGTCTCGACCGGTGTGTGCGCGATGCTGCTTCGCGCGGACGGCTCCCTCTCCGCCGAGTCGCGCTTCGTCGAGACCACCGAGGTCACGTTCTGGGACCTCACCGAGAGCCAGGTGGCCGCCTACGTCGCCACAGGCGAGCCACTCGACAAGGCGGGGGCCTACGGCATCCAGGGGACGGGGCGGCTCCTTGTCCGCGCAATCAGGGGGGACTACGAGAACGTCGTGGGGCTGCCCGTCTCCCGGCTCGTCCGCGAGCTGGGTGCGCTCCAGGGCGCGCGCGGCGACCTCGTGGCAGACGCGATCAGATTGGGAGGGGCCCATGCCTAG
- a CDS encoding P1 family peptidase, producing the protein MPSEKHVVSVTQIPGIFAAHATNAQAGTGCTVIVCPHGAVGGVDVRGGAPATRETDLLRPEETVEVLHAVVLSGGSAFGLAASCGVAEELERRGVGLDVGVARVPIVSGACLFDLACGDVRVRPTAADGRDACAAALDGGTAPLPRGNVGAGTGCTVGKLAGPDRAMKSGLGEDVERAGKLLCGAVAAVNACGDVRDPETGEPAAGMRTEDGRALASSAEALLGGFAQMPLERTNTTISCVVTNARLTKAQATKVAQMAADAYAHAITPTHTTNDGDTVFVMATGEVDAPVDVVGALATRALGRAIVDGARQAVSAYGYPAARDL; encoded by the coding sequence ATGCCTAGCGAGAAGCACGTCGTGAGCGTCACGCAGATACCCGGCATCTTTGCCGCCCATGCCACCAACGCGCAGGCCGGAACTGGTTGCACGGTCATCGTCTGTCCCCACGGCGCCGTGGGCGGCGTCGACGTCCGCGGCGGGGCGCCCGCCACGCGCGAGACCGACCTCCTGCGCCCCGAGGAGACCGTCGAGGTGCTCCACGCGGTCGTGCTCTCGGGCGGCAGCGCCTTCGGCCTCGCCGCCTCGTGCGGCGTCGCCGAGGAGCTCGAGCGGCGTGGGGTCGGCCTCGACGTCGGCGTCGCGCGCGTGCCGATCGTCTCGGGCGCGTGCCTGTTCGACCTCGCATGCGGCGACGTCCGCGTGCGCCCGACGGCCGCTGACGGGCGCGACGCCTGCGCCGCGGCGCTCGACGGCGGAACCGCGCCGCTCCCCCGGGGGAACGTCGGTGCGGGCACCGGATGCACGGTCGGCAAGCTCGCCGGCCCCGACCGGGCGATGAAGTCGGGCCTCGGGGAGGACGTGGAGCGCGCGGGGAAGCTCCTCTGCGGTGCCGTCGCCGCCGTCAACGCCTGCGGCGACGTCCGAGACCCCGAAACCGGCGAGCCCGCAGCGGGGATGCGGACCGAGGACGGGCGCGCGCTCGCGAGCAGCGCCGAGGCTCTTCTCGGCGGTTTTGCCCAGATGCCGCTCGAGCGGACCAACACCACGATATCGTGCGTCGTCACCAACGCACGGCTCACCAAGGCCCAGGCAACCAAGGTCGCCCAGATGGCGGCCGACGCCTATGCCCACGCCATCACGCCCACCCACACGACCAACGACGGGGACACCGTCTTCGTCATGGCGACGGGCGAGGTGGACGCCCCGGTGGACGTCGTCGGGGCGTTGGCCACGCGAGCGCTCGGGCGCGCCATCGTCGACGGCGCGCGGCAGGCCGTCTCCGCCTACGGCTACCCTGCCGCCCGCGACCTGTAG
- a CDS encoding glycosyltransferase family 2 protein, with the protein MKKTITFGIPCYNSAAYMDHCIESILEGTDYADDVEIVIVDDGSTKDDTPARADAWAERHPSIIRAVHQENGGHGAAVMQAVRNARGTYFKNVDSDDWVDAQAVRALLDQLRRFEELGEHVDLVITNYVYEHVEDDTQNVVDYRHVLPVGRIFTWNDMGHFMMWQYLLMHALTYRVDVLREVGLEMPPHTFYVDNIYAYVPFPACRSIYYLDEDVYRYFIGREDQSVNDKVLTSRVDHYWRVARVMMHAYHVYDDIASAKLRSYMMNYFTIIMAICSVFSKKSERPDAMDELQGLWDELRAYDRRMYRRARHGIVGMATNLPGTVGRALTLAGYRAAQKLVKFN; encoded by the coding sequence ATGAAGAAGACCATCACCTTCGGCATCCCGTGCTACAACTCGGCCGCCTACATGGACCACTGCATCGAGTCGATCCTCGAGGGCACCGACTACGCCGATGACGTCGAGATCGTCATCGTGGACGACGGTTCCACAAAGGACGACACGCCGGCCAGGGCCGACGCCTGGGCGGAGCGCCACCCCTCGATCATCAGGGCCGTCCACCAGGAGAACGGGGGGCACGGCGCCGCGGTCATGCAGGCGGTGAGGAACGCGCGCGGCACCTACTTCAAGAACGTCGACTCCGACGACTGGGTGGACGCGCAGGCCGTGCGTGCCCTTCTCGACCAGCTGAGGCGCTTCGAGGAGCTGGGGGAGCACGTTGACCTGGTCATCACCAACTACGTGTACGAGCACGTCGAGGATGACACGCAGAACGTGGTCGACTACCGTCACGTGCTGCCCGTGGGGCGCATCTTCACCTGGAACGACATGGGCCACTTCATGATGTGGCAGTACCTGCTCATGCATGCGCTCACCTATCGCGTGGACGTGCTGCGCGAGGTGGGCCTCGAGATGCCGCCCCACACGTTCTACGTCGACAACATATACGCGTACGTGCCCTTCCCGGCGTGTCGCAGCATCTATTACCTTGACGAGGACGTCTACCGCTACTTCATCGGGCGCGAGGACCAGTCCGTCAACGACAAGGTCCTCACGAGCCGCGTGGACCACTACTGGCGCGTGGCGCGCGTCATGATGCACGCCTATCACGTCTACGACGACATCGCCTCGGCGAAGCTGCGCAGCTACATGATGAACTACTTTACGATCATCATGGCCATCTGCTCGGTCTTCTCCAAGAAGAGCGAGCGCCCTGACGCCATGGACGAGCTGCAGGGGCTCTGGGACGAGCTGCGCGCCTATGACAGGCGGATGTATCGCCGTGCGCGCCACGGCATCGTGGGCATGGCAACCAACCTCCCCGGCACCGTCGGGCGTGCCCTCACGCTGGCCGGCTACCGCGCTGCCCAGAAGCTCGTGAAGTTCAACTAG